The window CACCTTCGGATATACATTACTCACATCGTGTTGTGCTTTGCTATCTTCACCGCTTTCTGCGATATATTTTCCTTGAGAAGAGGCTTGCGATTATGAGTGCGGCGATGCCGTATGTGGCGGAAGATGTTTCGGGGATGTTGACGGCGGTGAGGGAGACGAGGTTGAGTCTTCCTGTATTGCTACCGGCGAGCGGTCCGGCTGCCAGTCCCGTGATGACGATGGTACCGTCCGTGGGGGTGACGCTGGTCCAGGTGGCGACGGCGGAGACTGCGTCTGAGGAGGTGATGGTGATGGAGTCGGGGTCACCGGAGCCGGTGGCGATCTGCCAGAGGAAGTCGGTGGTGGTTCCGTCGCCCATGAGTACCATGATGTTGTAGGCGTAGTTGTCGTCGAGGTCGCTGAAGGTCAGGGTAAAGCCGAAAGCCTCGCCTCCGGCGGTGCCGGTGTTCTGGTTGTTGAACCAGATCCCGTCGGTTGTGGCGCTGACGGGGATGCCGGGGACCGGGTCGTGGTCATTGGACGAATTGCTGCCGGCGACATTGCGGGTGCCATTGGAGACATTGAGCAGGAAGCTGGAGCCGGTCAGGTTGCCTGCGCTGTCTTCGAGGTTGGACAGGGACTGCTCGTAGAAGGCAACCGCTCCGGTGGCGGCAACCGACAGTTCGGTGAATCCTGCCTCAGGGGTCAGGGTCGATCCGAAATCGATGTAGACGCTGGCTCCTTCGACTGTTGCGGCCGAGAGCGGGGTGAGGGCGGGCAGCATCGCGGCCGAAGCGGTCAGCGCCAGAGTCCTGATGGAGTAGAATTTCATAATGTAAACAACTTATTTGTTATTAGCGTTGGGGGTTTTCAATTAAACTGAAAGCATTTAAGAAGGATCGTGCTTCTAATGCGACGGAATTTTAAGCAGATTATAGCCCGAATAGTCAAGCGGTTTATTTGTGGATTCGATTTTGCCCGGGACTGTCGTTTTTTGGGTTGCGTATGTCGTAAAATAGGATTCTACCACTAGGTAAAATCCGCCATATTCCCCCAACCCGAGACCCTGTCCATGAACTATTCGACCCGAACCAGGAAGGCTGCCTGCCTCTCGCTTTGCCTTTTAATGACCAGCGCGGTGCCCCTCTTGCGGGCCGCCGACCTGGCCGAACCCCTGCTGGAGCTCCAGGACGGCGACGTCAACATACATGGGGTCGAGGTGGTCAAAATGTGGACCGCCCCCATGCCCCGGGCCGATGTCCTGGGGGCAGGCTACCCTCAGATCGAGGGCGTGCGCCACGCGCTGGTCTTTGCCGCCACGGACGAGACCGGCGGCTACAACCACCATGCCCAAATAACCGTGCACAAGGGTACGATCTACGCCCTGTGGAGCAATAACCGCCACTTTGAGGACGCCCCCGGCCAGCGCGTCCTCTTCGCCACCTCCCCTGACGGCTTGCACTGGAGCAGCCATGCCGAGGCCTTTCCCTCGCCAGGCCCCTTTAAGGAGAAATCCGAAACCGGCCTGCTGTTGACGACCCTCGGCTGGGTCCAGGTCGGCGACAAGCTCTTCGCCCTGGCCAAGCTCACCGCCATGGACGGCTTCCGCAATCCCGACAACACGCTCTTCAGCCCTACCAAGGACCGCAAGCGGGGCATCATCTTCGACAAACGCATCTACTACGGCATCCTGGCACGCGAGTTGACGGACGCGGGCACATGGGGGCCCATCTTCACCGTCGAGGGCAAACCTCCCGCCCCCGACCAAATCGCCTTCCCCGTCCTCGAGCACAGCCAGTGCGTCAGCCCCGGGGAGTACCAGGCCATCCTCGCTGCCAGCAAGGAGTACTCCTACCCCTGGAGGAGCCGCCTCCCGCGAACCCCCGGCAAACCCCTCCTGTGCGAGCCGAGCACCTACGCCCTCGAAGACGGCACCCTGGTCACCCTCTTCCGCGACGAGCGATACTCCCACCGCCTCTTCGTCAGCACCTCCCCCGACGGCGGTAACACATGGTCCACCCCCTATCCCACGAACATCCCCGACTCCCCATCCTACACCAAAACCATCGCTCTCGAAGACGGATCCGTCGTCATGGTCGGAAACCAGATCGCCGAGGAAAAAAACTTCGATAACCCCAAACCCGCCCACCTGGGCAGAGATACCCTCGTCCTCTCCCTCAGCAAGGACGGACTCACCTTCGATAAAGCCTACTCCCTGCGAGAGGGCAAACACGCATTCCGAGTGCCAGGTGTCGGCGGAAGAGGTTACACAGGCGCACAATACCCCTCACTCCTCATCCACAACGACAACCTCCTGGTCATATACTCCATCGCCAAGGAGGATATCGAAGCATCAAGCGTACCTATCAGAAATATTACACACTGAACCAAAAAAACAAGCTTCCAACCAACACTAAATATACCAGCTCAGCAGAACCGAGCATTGCAAAAAACATCCTTGCGCATCCATGAATTACCTTGAAGTCACCTTATTTCTCGTTGCCGTTGTCGGTGTTATTTCCCTTGGCATCTGGAAGAGCCGCGATGAGAAGCTCGACGGAAAGCAGGGCGCGACAGATTACTTCCTGGCTGGGCGAGGTTTGACATGGTGGCTGGTCGGTTTCTCGCTGATCGCAGCAAATATCTCCACAGAGCAATTTGTGGGCATGTCCGGCTCCTCTGCGAACTGGCTGGGAATGGCAATTGCCTCCTACGAATGGCTTGCCGCAGTCACCCTTATCTTCGTGGCCTTCTGGTTCCTTCCGAAGTTCCTCAAGGCGGGCCTGTACACGATCCCGGAGTTTCTTCAATACCGCTTCGACGGAGTCGCTCGTCTGGCGATGGCGATCCCAGCGGTGGTCACGCTGGTATTCGTTACCACCTCATCAGTTATCTTTTCCGGCGGCAAGTTTGTCTCCGAATATTATAATGATGTGCCGGTGTTAAACAACCTAACGGCCATGTGCTGGATGATTGCGATCTTTGCTGCGGTTTATGTCTTCATCGGCGGCCTTAAGGCTTGTGCGTGGACTGATCTTGTCTGGGGAGCGGCTCTCATTGTCGGGGGTGCAATCGTTATGTTCCTCGCATTCTCGGTTCTGGGGAACAAGCCTGCGGAAGAGTTGATTCTGACGAAGGTGCAGAACTCGAATGCAACCGTCGAAGATCTGCAAGACGCAGGAGCCTGGGAGAGGTTCATGCTCTTAAACGACGGGGTTGACGGCGAGGCCGTCGCTGTCAATGGACCCAATGGCTCTGGAGGCAAAGTACACATGGTGCGCCCCAAGGAAGATACCGACATCCCATGGACGGCACTACTGATCGGCCTATGGATCCCGAACTTTTTCTACTGGGGCTTGAATCAATATATCGTTCAGCGGACGCTGGGGTCAAAATCACTGGCGGAAGGCCAAAAGGGTATTGTGTTTGCCGCGGTCCTGAAGCTGCTGATTCCCTTCATGGTTGTGATACCCGGGATACTGGCCTATAACTTGTTCCAGGGAGACCTGCTTAATGCGACAACGGGCAACTATGACTATGACCGAGCATTTCCGGTATTGGTGCGCAACTTGATAAAACCCATGCCCATGCTTTCATGGTTCGTGCTCGCGGCTCTCTGCGGTGCTGTGATCAGTTCGCTCGCTTCGATGCTGAATTCCGCTTCAACCATCGCGACGATGGACTTGTACTCGAAATTCACCGGCCAAAAAGATCCAGCCAAGCTCGTTAAAGTCGGACGTATTTTCGTGGTGATATTTGTTGTTCTGGCCGGTTTGGTTGCTCCGAGCTTGAACAAGTTTGAGAGCATCTACGCCTATATACAGGAATTCCAGGGCTTCATTTCGCCGGGCATTCTTGCTGTGTTCATTCTGGGATTTTTCTCGCCACGCACACCCCGTTATTTTGGGGCAGTCGGCATCGGCCTGAACATCGTGGCCTACGGCGCGATCAAGTGGTGGATCGGCGGCGTCCTCGTCAGGCATGGCTGGTGGTATTCCGATCAAGTCGCGTTCCTGGACCGTATGGCGATATGCTTCTTCATCGTCCTGCTCGCCGGCGGTATTCTGACCTTGATTAAGCCGATGATGAAACCCGTTGATCTGCCACAGAATGATCAAATCGAGCTGAAAAACTCTCGCGGGGCAATGATGATGGGTGTCGGCGTCGTGGTAGCCACTCTGGCACTTTACGTTATCTTCTGGTGAGAAAGCCCGCCGCCATGGACTTTTGTCCGCGCAGTCCGGTTGCCGAAAGGCGTCCAGCACGATGCCGAAACATCTCATCCATATTCCGGACCGTCATTTATCAATCTTGATTTTACATGAAAAACAGATCGGCGATTTTTTTTGGTGAAACACTCTCTGCGTGCATGAATGGCCTTTGCGTTGACCGCGTCGCCACAGCAAGCGGAGGACTGGAATTGAGGATTTGTCCTGAGGAGAAGAGCACTAAGCGCGTCCCCCGGCGTGCGGGGATCTATGGCCGTCCGGAATGCGGAATTAGCGATCCCACGCCGGCCAAGCCGGACAGCATGGTACAGGTGAAGCTGGCACGCGATGCGATGGCTCCCGGTTTTCTTTCAGGGATTACGATGCAGGACAGTATCACGACACTGGGCCTGAAGCACGTGGAAGCTGTCGCAGAGGACCGGAAGGGTCTGGGGGAAGAAGTTTTGACCACATGCTTTCTGAATGAAGCTTCAGGGCTGCGTGTGTGTCAGCATATTGAGCCGACGCCGGTGCCGGGCACACTTCGCATGTGGTCAACGGCCACCAACACCGGCACGGAGGCCTTGGAGCTGGAGCATCTCGCAAGCTTTGTTCTTTCCGGAATCACTCCCTTTGCCCCGGATGAAGCACCCGGTCGCCTGCGGTTGCATCGTTTCCGAAGTTGGTGGTGTAACGAAGGCAAGCATGACGACGACCTGCTGGAGGACCTCCATTTGATACGCAACTGGCGGGGCATCATGTTGATCAACGAACGGTTCGGCCAGGTCGGCACGTCACCGGTGCGCAACTTTTTCCCCTTTGTCGCACTTGAGGATGCCGAGGCCGGTGTTATCTGGGGGGCACAGCTTGCCTGGGCGGGGTCCTGGCAGATGGAAGTAACCCGCAGAGCCGACGCCGTTTCACTTTCCGGAGGCTTGGCAGACCATGAGTTCGGGCACTGGAAAAAATGCCTGCGACCAGGAGAACGCTTCGAGAGCCCCAAGGCGCACATAGCCTGCGTGGCGGGCCAATTACATGACCTGAGCGCCAAATTGGTAGAGTTGCAGGAAGCATTATTGCCCGAACCACCCGAGACAGAAAAATCGCTCCCCGTGATCTTTAATGAATGGTGCACAAATTGGGGTTCGCCCAGCCATGACAAGACCCTGGCCCTGGCCAGGCGGCTGCAGGGGTCCGGCGTCAAATATATTGTCATCGACGACGGTTGGGCCAAGCGACCTCCGCAAGCTACCAGGCAATCAAATGGAGACTGGATTCTGGACACCGAAAAGTTTCCGCACGGGATAAAAGCGACCTGTGATGCGCTTCGCGAAATGGGATATATTCCCGGTGTTTGGTTCGAGTTCGAAGTCTGTAACCCCGACTCTGAGGCGTTCGAACAAACCGACCATCATCTGCAACGCTACGGCAAGGTCTTGCAGGTGGGGTCGCGTCGCTTCTGGAACTTAAATGACCCTTGGGTCGTGGATTATTTGGACCAAAAACTTATCCAATTTATACGGGACAACGGCTTTGGTTACCTCAAAGTGGACTTCAACGATAACATCGGCATGGGTTGCGATCATGAGGACTCGCTCGGGGAAGGGCTTAGGCAGCATGTCGAAGGCATCTACCGGAGCTTTTCCCGTATCAAGGATCAAGTAGGCAACCTAGTCATCGAGAACTGCTCGTCTGGAGGGTTTCGGCTGGAACCTTCGATGATGGCACTAACCTCAATGAGTTCGTTCTCCGATGCGCACGAGTCGACAAATATTCCGATCATCGCGCGACAACTGCACTATTTGATCCCACCCAGACAATCTCAGATATGGGCGGTGCTCTATCCGGATGACACACCTGAGCGCTTTATGTATTCGCTCACGGCCACCTTTTATGGCAGGATGTGCCTCTCCGGTCCGGTGCATGATCTGAGCGATGCTCAGATCGCCCTCGTACACCGTGCCGTGCGTTTTTATGGACGGGTGGCGCCGATCATCCGAGAAGGGGTGACGCAGTTTGTCGGCAAGACTCCGCAGAACTGGCGGGATCCAGTTGGCTGGTCGGGGATTCTACGCACAAGCCGCGATGGATCCGAAGCCCTGATTGTCGTACACGAGTATGAACGTCGTAATGACCAACCGACGAGTATTTCGTTGCCCTTGGGAGAAGGCTGGGAAATCGTTGATTGCCTCTTTGATGGCACAACCAAAGAGCCGGTCCACCGAGATGGCAGCCTGGAACTGTATTCCGGGATGTCGTTTCGAGGTTGGGCTCTGCACCTTCGTCAACGCGCCCTTACTTCCCTATGACGGACTGCCCTCAGGATTCGTCTCGCAAACGTGCTGCCATAGGCTGAAATAGCCGTGCACTTTGTTCAGCGGTAATTCCGTATTCTTCCCTGCTGATAGTCAACTTCCAGCCACGGATCTTTCGTCTCGAGAAGAAACTGCTGCAAGCGGTTCCGATAGTCTTGTATCAATGGTTGAAGCTTTGTGTCATCAATCAGGTTGATCGTTTCCTCTGGATCATTGTCCAGGTCAAAAAGCGCTTCCGGCCAGTGCCGAAGGAGGCGTTCATGCGATCTTTTTTCGCTTCCTCCAGTTCGCTCGATCTCTTTATAGGTGGGACTGTCGAAAAGATCCTGCCCCAAGGGAAGATCCAATTGTGAGGCCAAGCATCGGATATACTTGTAACGGTTTCCCCGGACAACGCGATAGGGGAAATAATTCGTGATCTCGTGGAAATTATGCACGTAAAAAACGGAGTCTCTCCACGGGGCGTGTGAGTCTTTCAGCAGAGGCATGAGGCTGCGGCCGGTGCAGCCATCGGGGATGGATTCCACGGATACTCCCATCGCGTCAATGACGGTAGGCAGAATGTCGCTCCAGTTAACCAGAGCGTCGCATTGCTTCCCGGCTCCGATACCGTTCGGGTGGACGATGATCAAGGGGCAATGATGACCACTTTCAAAGGGGCTCGCTTTGGCTCCCGGGAAGGGCATCCCATGGTCGGACATTAACAGGATTAAGGTATCCTCGGAATGGCCGGATCTTTCGAGTTCACCCAGAATCGAACCGACATGCTCATCAAAACGGCTAATGTATGTGTAGTAGTCAGCCAGGTCACGTCGGGTCTCTGGGGTGTCGGGAAGAAAGGAAGGAACCGCGACCTCATCGAGGCCATACAGTGTGTCTTTCCCTTCAAATTCTGGATGAAGTGGACGAATGAATTCCCCCCCGGCCCGATGCGGATTAGAGGAGGCGACGTGCAGATAGAAAGGATTGTCCCCGATATCCTTGAGAAACGTTTCGGTCAATGCTCTCAGCTTACTGTTGGAGAACTTGGCAAACGGAATATCCGCAGGCTCCTGCCAGACATCAAAGGGATACACCTCTTTCGGCGCGATGTGAGATTTGCCGATCAATGCAGATGTGATGCCTGATTTGCGGAGAATGGCGGGAAGTGTGACGGCGTCGCTACGGGTTCTGAAATGATGAACCCCGTGCGTATGGCCATATTGGCGATG of the Ruficoccus amylovorans genome contains:
- a CDS encoding sulfatase family protein, whose product is MIRNVLLLIADDWSPIAGCYGNAVIHTPNIDRLAQCGTRFTRAFCTTPTCSASRANLLTGLYGHQHRQYGHTHGVHHFRTRSDAVTLPAILRKSGITSALIGKSHIAPKEVYPFDVWQEPADIPFAKFSNSKLRALTETFLKDIGDNPFYLHVASSNPHRAGGEFIRPLHPEFEGKDTLYGLDEVAVPSFLPDTPETRRDLADYYTYISRFDEHVGSILGELERSGHSEDTLILLMSDHGMPFPGAKASPFESGHHCPLIIVHPNGIGAGKQCDALVNWSDILPTVIDAMGVSVESIPDGCTGRSLMPLLKDSHAPWRDSVFYVHNFHEITNYFPYRVVRGNRYKYIRCLASQLDLPLGQDLFDSPTYKEIERTGGSEKRSHERLLRHWPEALFDLDNDPEETINLIDDTKLQPLIQDYRNRLQQFLLETKDPWLEVDYQQGRIRNYR
- a CDS encoding sodium:solute symporter family transporter, encoding MNYLEVTLFLVAVVGVISLGIWKSRDEKLDGKQGATDYFLAGRGLTWWLVGFSLIAANISTEQFVGMSGSSANWLGMAIASYEWLAAVTLIFVAFWFLPKFLKAGLYTIPEFLQYRFDGVARLAMAIPAVVTLVFVTTSSVIFSGGKFVSEYYNDVPVLNNLTAMCWMIAIFAAVYVFIGGLKACAWTDLVWGAALIVGGAIVMFLAFSVLGNKPAEELILTKVQNSNATVEDLQDAGAWERFMLLNDGVDGEAVAVNGPNGSGGKVHMVRPKEDTDIPWTALLIGLWIPNFFYWGLNQYIVQRTLGSKSLAEGQKGIVFAAVLKLLIPFMVVIPGILAYNLFQGDLLNATTGNYDYDRAFPVLVRNLIKPMPMLSWFVLAALCGAVISSLASMLNSASTIATMDLYSKFTGQKDPAKLVKVGRIFVVIFVVLAGLVAPSLNKFESIYAYIQEFQGFISPGILAVFILGFFSPRTPRYFGAVGIGLNIVAYGAIKWWIGGVLVRHGWWYSDQVAFLDRMAICFFIVLLAGGILTLIKPMMKPVDLPQNDQIELKNSRGAMMMGVGVVVATLALYVIFW
- a CDS encoding exo-alpha-sialidase, with protein sequence MNYSTRTRKAACLSLCLLMTSAVPLLRAADLAEPLLELQDGDVNIHGVEVVKMWTAPMPRADVLGAGYPQIEGVRHALVFAATDETGGYNHHAQITVHKGTIYALWSNNRHFEDAPGQRVLFATSPDGLHWSSHAEAFPSPGPFKEKSETGLLLTTLGWVQVGDKLFALAKLTAMDGFRNPDNTLFSPTKDRKRGIIFDKRIYYGILARELTDAGTWGPIFTVEGKPPAPDQIAFPVLEHSQCVSPGEYQAILAASKEYSYPWRSRLPRTPGKPLLCEPSTYALEDGTLVTLFRDERYSHRLFVSTSPDGGNTWSTPYPTNIPDSPSYTKTIALEDGSVVMVGNQIAEEKNFDNPKPAHLGRDTLVLSLSKDGLTFDKAYSLREGKHAFRVPGVGGRGYTGAQYPSLLIHNDNLLVIYSIAKEDIEASSVPIRNITH
- a CDS encoding alpha-galactosidase yields the protein MKNRSAIFFGETLSACMNGLCVDRVATASGGLELRICPEEKSTKRVPRRAGIYGRPECGISDPTPAKPDSMVQVKLARDAMAPGFLSGITMQDSITTLGLKHVEAVAEDRKGLGEEVLTTCFLNEASGLRVCQHIEPTPVPGTLRMWSTATNTGTEALELEHLASFVLSGITPFAPDEAPGRLRLHRFRSWWCNEGKHDDDLLEDLHLIRNWRGIMLINERFGQVGTSPVRNFFPFVALEDAEAGVIWGAQLAWAGSWQMEVTRRADAVSLSGGLADHEFGHWKKCLRPGERFESPKAHIACVAGQLHDLSAKLVELQEALLPEPPETEKSLPVIFNEWCTNWGSPSHDKTLALARRLQGSGVKYIVIDDGWAKRPPQATRQSNGDWILDTEKFPHGIKATCDALREMGYIPGVWFEFEVCNPDSEAFEQTDHHLQRYGKVLQVGSRRFWNLNDPWVVDYLDQKLIQFIRDNGFGYLKVDFNDNIGMGCDHEDSLGEGLRQHVEGIYRSFSRIKDQVGNLVIENCSSGGFRLEPSMMALTSMSSFSDAHESTNIPIIARQLHYLIPPRQSQIWAVLYPDDTPERFMYSLTATFYGRMCLSGPVHDLSDAQIALVHRAVRFYGRVAPIIREGVTQFVGKTPQNWRDPVGWSGILRTSRDGSEALIVVHEYERRNDQPTSISLPLGEGWEIVDCLFDGTTKEPVHRDGSLELYSGMSFRGWALHLRQRALTSL